From a region of the Castanea sativa cultivar Marrone di Chiusa Pesio chromosome 10, ASM4071231v1 genome:
- the LOC142613876 gene encoding pectinesterase inhibitor 6-like, giving the protein MRMACIHSFMTFMFVALLMNSGQLANGNGYNYIQEACSVTRYPDICVQSLASFSSTAKRSPSKWARAGVSVTIGEVKDVAQNLKKLKKYRLMKGKNRIALSDCIECIQDALDELHKSLDVLRRLSKSTFNEQMGDLNTWISAALTDEDTCLDGFEDQKGKRVKLLQNQVLNATYITSNALALVNKLAATGLASITVP; this is encoded by the coding sequence ATGAGAATGGCTTGCATTCATTCATTTATGACATTCATGTTTGTTGCATTGCTGATGAATTCAGGCCAATTGGCAAATGGAAATGGATACAATTATATTCAAGAAGCCTGCAGTGTAACTAGGTACCCTGACATCTGTGTTCAGTCACTAGCATCATTTTCAAGCACTGCTAAGAGAAGCCCCAGCAAGTGGGCACGGGCAGGAGTATCGGTGACAATAGGTGAGGTAAAGGATGTTGctcaaaacttgaaaaaattgaagaaatatcGGCTTATGAAGGGAAAGAACAGAATTGCCCTTTCAGATTGCATTGAATGTATTCAGGACGCACTTGATGAGCTTCACAAATCACTCGATGTGCTCAGAAGGCTTAGTAAAAGCACATTCAATGAACAAATGGGTGACCTTAATACATGGATTAGTGCAGCCCTCACTGACGAAGACACTTGCTTGGATGGTTTTGAAGACCAAAAGGGAAAGCGAGTTAAGTTGCTTCAAAATCAGGTTTTGAATGCTACTTATATCACTAGTAATGCCCTGGCTCTGGTTAACAAACTAGCAGCCACAGGTTTGGCAAGCATAACTGTTCCATAG